Proteins encoded by one window of Arachis ipaensis cultivar K30076 chromosome B04, Araip1.1, whole genome shotgun sequence:
- the LOC107639631 gene encoding F-box/LRR-repeat protein 14-like isoform X3: MGSHGRVSKIRLSQIHWCKQLWHKKLTQLLENATIPPSVNQVEMSSSWQQGKLREFCKQKGIHLAAWSPFSSKVTDIGIHFLKGLQNLALLNLEGCFVTAACLDTLAGLTKLKSLNLDSCRIDDDGLVHLAGHQQLKCLELSDTEIGSSGLQHLSGMYSLEKLNVSFTMISDSGLSELCGLSSLKSLNLDARRVTDYGLATLASLSGLTDLDLFGVQITDFGTNYLKNFKSLQSLEICGGGLTDDGVKNIKNLSSLMFLNLSQNSNLTDTALHLISGLTSLVSLNVSNSRITRDGLQHLKTLHKLRSLSMESCEVTTNDIKELKSKYLPNLLSFRPEE; this comes from the exons ATGGGAAGCCATGGAAGAGTGTCAAAGATTAGGCTTAGCCAAATTCATTGGTGTAAGCAACTTTGGCATAAAAAACTCACACAGCTCTTAGAAAATGCAACTATTCCTCCTTCTGTCAATCAA GTGGAAATGAGCTCATCATGGCAACAAGGGAAACTCAGAGAATTTTGCAAGCAGAAAGGAATCCATTTGGCTGCATGGTCACCGTTTTCTAGTAAAGTCACAGATATTGGCATCCATTTTCTAAAAG GGCTACAAAATCTTGCTCTGTTAAATTTGGAAGGCTGCTTTGTAACAGCTGCATGCTTGGATACTCTTGCAG GACTGACAAAGTTGAAGAGCTTGAACCTTGATTCATGCAGAATTGATGATGATGGATTGGTCCACCTGGCAG GCCATCAGCAATTAAAATGTCTGGAACTCTCTGATACAGAAATTGGAAGCAGTGGACTTCAACATTTATCAG GAATGTATAGTCTGGAGAAACTAAATGTGTCATTCACAATGATTAGTGATAGTGGTTTAAGTGAATTGTGTGGACTGTCATCTCTCAAGTCACTCAATTTGGATGCTCGCCGTGTTACTGATTATGGACTCGCTACCCTTGCAA GTTTGTCCGGGCTTACTGACCTGGATTTGTTTGGGGTACAGATCACAGATTTTGGAACAAACTACCTCAAAA ACTTTAAGAGCTTGCAGTCGCTGGAAATATGCGGTGGAGGATTGACTGATGATGgtgtgaaaaatataaaaaatctttCGTCTCTTATGTTCTTGAACTTATCACAAAACTCCAACCTCACAGACACTGCACTCCACTTAATTTCGG GGCTTACTAGTTTGGTTTCTTTGAATGTTTCAAATTCGAGGATCACGCGTGATGGGCTGCAGCATCTGAAAACACTACACAAGTTGAGGTCTTTGTCAATGGAGTCATGTGAGGTGACAACAAATGACATTAAGGAACTTAAATCAAAATATCTCCCGAATCTCCTAAGCTTTCGCCCTGAAGAGTGA
- the LOC107639631 gene encoding F-box/LRR-repeat protein 14-like isoform X1 — protein MGSHGRVSKIRLSQIHWCKQLWHKKLTQLLENATIPPSVNQVEMSSSWQQGKLREFCKQKGIHLAAWSPFSSKVTDIGIHFLKGLQNLALLNLEGCFVTAACLDTLAELPALSNLNISRCNFTNNGCEMFSRLENLEVLNLGFNEISNPCLGHLKGLTKLKSLNLDSCRIDDDGLVHLAGHQQLKCLELSDTEIGSSGLQHLSGMYSLEKLNVSFTMISDSGLSELCGLSSLKSLNLDARRVTDYGLATLASLSGLTDLDLFGVQITDFGTNYLKNFKSLQSLEICGGGLTDDGVKNIKNLSSLMFLNLSQNSNLTDTALHLISGLTSLVSLNVSNSRITRDGLQHLKTLHKLRSLSMESCEVTTNDIKELKSKYLPNLLSFRPEE, from the exons ATGGGAAGCCATGGAAGAGTGTCAAAGATTAGGCTTAGCCAAATTCATTGGTGTAAGCAACTTTGGCATAAAAAACTCACACAGCTCTTAGAAAATGCAACTATTCCTCCTTCTGTCAATCAA GTGGAAATGAGCTCATCATGGCAACAAGGGAAACTCAGAGAATTTTGCAAGCAGAAAGGAATCCATTTGGCTGCATGGTCACCGTTTTCTAGTAAAGTCACAGATATTGGCATCCATTTTCTAAAAG GGCTACAAAATCTTGCTCTGTTAAATTTGGAAGGCTGCTTTGTAACAGCTGCATGCTTGGATACTCTTGCAG AGCTTCCAGCCCTCTCGAACTTGAATATCAGTAGATGCAATTTTACTAACAATGGATGTGAAATGTTTTCAC GACTGGAAAATTTGGAAGTGTTAAACTTGGGATTTAATGAAATATCAAATCCATGTTTAGGACACTTGAAAG GACTGACAAAGTTGAAGAGCTTGAACCTTGATTCATGCAGAATTGATGATGATGGATTGGTCCACCTGGCAG GCCATCAGCAATTAAAATGTCTGGAACTCTCTGATACAGAAATTGGAAGCAGTGGACTTCAACATTTATCAG GAATGTATAGTCTGGAGAAACTAAATGTGTCATTCACAATGATTAGTGATAGTGGTTTAAGTGAATTGTGTGGACTGTCATCTCTCAAGTCACTCAATTTGGATGCTCGCCGTGTTACTGATTATGGACTCGCTACCCTTGCAA GTTTGTCCGGGCTTACTGACCTGGATTTGTTTGGGGTACAGATCACAGATTTTGGAACAAACTACCTCAAAA ACTTTAAGAGCTTGCAGTCGCTGGAAATATGCGGTGGAGGATTGACTGATGATGgtgtgaaaaatataaaaaatctttCGTCTCTTATGTTCTTGAACTTATCACAAAACTCCAACCTCACAGACACTGCACTCCACTTAATTTCGG GGCTTACTAGTTTGGTTTCTTTGAATGTTTCAAATTCGAGGATCACGCGTGATGGGCTGCAGCATCTGAAAACACTACACAAGTTGAGGTCTTTGTCAATGGAGTCATGTGAGGTGACAACAAATGACATTAAGGAACTTAAATCAAAATATCTCCCGAATCTCCTAAGCTTTCGCCCTGAAGAGTGA
- the LOC107639631 gene encoding F-box/LRR-repeat protein 14-like isoform X2 → MGSHGRVSKIRLSQIHWCKQLWHKKLTQLLENATIPPSVNQVEMSSSWQQGKLREFCKQKGIHLAAWSPFSSKVTDIGIHFLKGLQNLALLNLEGCFVTAACLDTLAELPALSNLNISRCNFTNNGCEMFSRLTKLKSLNLDSCRIDDDGLVHLAGHQQLKCLELSDTEIGSSGLQHLSGMYSLEKLNVSFTMISDSGLSELCGLSSLKSLNLDARRVTDYGLATLASLSGLTDLDLFGVQITDFGTNYLKNFKSLQSLEICGGGLTDDGVKNIKNLSSLMFLNLSQNSNLTDTALHLISGLTSLVSLNVSNSRITRDGLQHLKTLHKLRSLSMESCEVTTNDIKELKSKYLPNLLSFRPEE, encoded by the exons ATGGGAAGCCATGGAAGAGTGTCAAAGATTAGGCTTAGCCAAATTCATTGGTGTAAGCAACTTTGGCATAAAAAACTCACACAGCTCTTAGAAAATGCAACTATTCCTCCTTCTGTCAATCAA GTGGAAATGAGCTCATCATGGCAACAAGGGAAACTCAGAGAATTTTGCAAGCAGAAAGGAATCCATTTGGCTGCATGGTCACCGTTTTCTAGTAAAGTCACAGATATTGGCATCCATTTTCTAAAAG GGCTACAAAATCTTGCTCTGTTAAATTTGGAAGGCTGCTTTGTAACAGCTGCATGCTTGGATACTCTTGCAG AGCTTCCAGCCCTCTCGAACTTGAATATCAGTAGATGCAATTTTACTAACAATGGATGTGAAATGTTTTCAC GACTGACAAAGTTGAAGAGCTTGAACCTTGATTCATGCAGAATTGATGATGATGGATTGGTCCACCTGGCAG GCCATCAGCAATTAAAATGTCTGGAACTCTCTGATACAGAAATTGGAAGCAGTGGACTTCAACATTTATCAG GAATGTATAGTCTGGAGAAACTAAATGTGTCATTCACAATGATTAGTGATAGTGGTTTAAGTGAATTGTGTGGACTGTCATCTCTCAAGTCACTCAATTTGGATGCTCGCCGTGTTACTGATTATGGACTCGCTACCCTTGCAA GTTTGTCCGGGCTTACTGACCTGGATTTGTTTGGGGTACAGATCACAGATTTTGGAACAAACTACCTCAAAA ACTTTAAGAGCTTGCAGTCGCTGGAAATATGCGGTGGAGGATTGACTGATGATGgtgtgaaaaatataaaaaatctttCGTCTCTTATGTTCTTGAACTTATCACAAAACTCCAACCTCACAGACACTGCACTCCACTTAATTTCGG GGCTTACTAGTTTGGTTTCTTTGAATGTTTCAAATTCGAGGATCACGCGTGATGGGCTGCAGCATCTGAAAACACTACACAAGTTGAGGTCTTTGTCAATGGAGTCATGTGAGGTGACAACAAATGACATTAAGGAACTTAAATCAAAATATCTCCCGAATCTCCTAAGCTTTCGCCCTGAAGAGTGA
- the LOC107639632 gene encoding protein TOPLESS isoform X2, with product MTNDIAVPCFALSKNDSYVMSASGGKISLFNMMTFKTMTTFMPPPPAATFLAFHPQDNNIIAIGMDDSSIQIYNVRVDEVKSKLKGHTKRITGLAFSHVLNVLVSSGADAQICVWNTDGWEKQKTRFLQLPAGRTQPVQADTRVQFHQDQIRFLVVHETQLAIYEATKLECLKQWFPQSSAAPISHATFSCDSQLIYASFLDATVCVFSASNLRLRCRVNPSAYLSAGVSSNVQPLVIAAHPQEPNQFAVGLSDGGVHVFEPLESEGKWGVPPPIENGSASNAAAVSVGASSEEAAQR from the exons ATGACAAATGACATTGCTGTTCCTTGCTTTGCTCTTTCTAAAAATGATTCTTATGTAATGTCAGCATCAGGGGGGAAGATTTCTCTGTTCAATATGATGACTTTTAAG ACAATGACTACTTTCATGCCTCCACCACCTGCTGCAACCTTTCTTGCTTTCCATCCTCAGGATAACAATATCATTGCTATAGGCATGGATGATTCTTCAATTCAGATATATAATGTCCGTGTAGATGAG GTTAAAAGTAAACTCAAAGGCCACACTAAAAGAATCACAGGTCTTGCTTTCTCTCATGTATTGAATGTCTTAGTTTCTTCTGGGGCAGATGCTCAG ATTTGTGTGTGGAATACTGATGGATGGGAGAAACAGAAGACTAGATTCTTGCAACTTCCTGCTGGAAGGACTCAACCAGTGCAGGCAGATACACGTGTACAGTTTCATCAGGATCAGATACGCTTCTTGGTTGTACATGAAACGCAGCTTGCAATTTATGAAGCAACGAAACTAGAATGTCTAAAGCAG TGGTTTCCACAAAGTTCTGCTGCACCTATATCGCATGCAACTTTCTCATGCGATAGTCAGCTCATATACGCCAGCTTCTTAGATGCAACAGTCTGTGTGTTTAGTGCTTCAAACCTCAGATTACGCTGTCGAGTCAATCCTTCTGCATATCTTTCTGCAGGTGTCAG TTCTAATGTACAACCGCTTGTAATCGCTGCACATCCACAAGAACCAAATCAATTTGCAGTTGGACTTTCGGACGGTGGAGTGCATGTGTTTGAGCCCCTCGAGTCTGAAGGAAAATGGGGCGTGCCTCCACCCATCGAGAATGGGTCAGCAAGCAATGCAGCAGCTGTCTCAGTTGGTGCTTCTTCAGAAGAAGCTGCCCAGAGATGA
- the LOC107639632 gene encoding protein TOPLESS isoform X1, producing the protein MTNDIAVPCFALSKNDSYVMSASGGKISLFNMMTFKTMTTFMPPPPAATFLAFHPQDNNIIAIGMDDSSIQIYNVRVDEVKSKLKGHTKRITGLAFSHVLNVLVSSGADAQICVWNTDGWEKQKTRFLQLPAGRTQPVQADTRVQFHQDQIRFLVVHETQLAIYEATKLECLKQWFPQSSAAPISHATFSCDSQLIYASFLDATVCVFSASNLRLRCRVNPSAYLSAGVSSSNVQPLVIAAHPQEPNQFAVGLSDGGVHVFEPLESEGKWGVPPPIENGSASNAAAVSVGASSEEAAQR; encoded by the exons ATGACAAATGACATTGCTGTTCCTTGCTTTGCTCTTTCTAAAAATGATTCTTATGTAATGTCAGCATCAGGGGGGAAGATTTCTCTGTTCAATATGATGACTTTTAAG ACAATGACTACTTTCATGCCTCCACCACCTGCTGCAACCTTTCTTGCTTTCCATCCTCAGGATAACAATATCATTGCTATAGGCATGGATGATTCTTCAATTCAGATATATAATGTCCGTGTAGATGAG GTTAAAAGTAAACTCAAAGGCCACACTAAAAGAATCACAGGTCTTGCTTTCTCTCATGTATTGAATGTCTTAGTTTCTTCTGGGGCAGATGCTCAG ATTTGTGTGTGGAATACTGATGGATGGGAGAAACAGAAGACTAGATTCTTGCAACTTCCTGCTGGAAGGACTCAACCAGTGCAGGCAGATACACGTGTACAGTTTCATCAGGATCAGATACGCTTCTTGGTTGTACATGAAACGCAGCTTGCAATTTATGAAGCAACGAAACTAGAATGTCTAAAGCAG TGGTTTCCACAAAGTTCTGCTGCACCTATATCGCATGCAACTTTCTCATGCGATAGTCAGCTCATATACGCCAGCTTCTTAGATGCAACAGTCTGTGTGTTTAGTGCTTCAAACCTCAGATTACGCTGTCGAGTCAATCCTTCTGCATATCTTTCTGCAGGTGTCAG CAGTTCTAATGTACAACCGCTTGTAATCGCTGCACATCCACAAGAACCAAATCAATTTGCAGTTGGACTTTCGGACGGTGGAGTGCATGTGTTTGAGCCCCTCGAGTCTGAAGGAAAATGGGGCGTGCCTCCACCCATCGAGAATGGGTCAGCAAGCAATGCAGCAGCTGTCTCAGTTGGTGCTTCTTCAGAAGAAGCTGCCCAGAGATGA
- the LOC107636849 gene encoding protein LURP-one-related 15-like: protein MGTELISIINTKYCKPAPINIKIETDKGVAYINNEVIFRIHEPSFSLDKDRRVIYDVSGNPVFTLSKKIISMHDRWRVFKGQSTNSSDLLFSAKRSTFLIPEKKNIDLNVYLAKNTKESVWDFKVCAGAEKRSCDICAHGSSTLLAKVSQNLFRIYQNNFLDNSCYACLTSKLRLRFSGNT, encoded by the exons ATGGGAACTGAGCTTATCTCAATTATTAACACTAAGTATTGCAAACCTGCTCCTATCAATATAAAGATTGAAACCGACAAGGGTGTCGCATACATCAACAACGAAGTCATTTTTCGTATTCATGAACCTTCTTTCTCACTCGATAAGGACCGTCGTGTTATATACGATGTTTCTGGAAACCCTGTTTTCACTCTATCAAAGAAg ATAATATCGATGCATGATAGATGGAGAGTTTTCAAAGGCCAAAGCACAAATTCCAGTGATTTGCTGTTTTCAGCGAAGCGATCAACGTTTTTAATCCCAGAAAAGAAGAATATTGATCTTAATGTGTATCTGGCTAAAAATACCAAAGAAAGTGTGTGGGACTTTAAGGTTTGCGCTGGTGCTGAGAAAAGGTCTTGCGATATTTGTGCTCATGGATCGTCTACCCTTCTTGCCAAGGTTAGTCAAAACTTGTTTAgaatttatcaaaataattttcTGGATAATTCCTGTTATGCTTGCTTAACGTCGAAACTCAGGCTTCGTTTCAGTGGGAACACATGA
- the LOC107636848 gene encoding uncharacterized protein LOC107636848 yields the protein MADSSTSSTSQNASKTRKPSHFRAKIKVQNIQIVVRNLHQNTIKLSVKNLKRKQSNNTQQKMAARNQTKDLKCATHLLSDKFRNMTEEKKAIVRDLGFGGLMHIPPLRVDHQLLRELANNFKLGENRLKTGYGSFQITPKTIGEALGINATGN from the exons ATGGcagactcttccacttcttccacttctcaaaacgCTTCGAAAACAAGGAAACCCTCCCATTTTCGAGCGaaaatcaaagttcaaaatatacaaatCGTTGTTCGAAACCTCCATCAAAACACCATCAAACTCTCCGTGAAGAATCTGAAGAGAAAACAAAGCAACAATACTCAAC agaaaatggcagcaagaaaccaaacaaaagaccttaagtgtgccacACATCTCCTGAGTGATAAGTTCAGAAACATGACTGAGGAGAAGAAGGCAATTGTGAGGGATCTCGGATTCGGTGGGttgatgcacatcccaccactaAGGGTGGATCACCAACTCTTAAGGGAACTGGCAAACAACTTCAAACTTGGGGAGAACAGACTGAAGACAGGATATGGTTCTTTCCAAATAACACCAAAGACAATAGGTGAGGCGCTTGGCATCAATGCAACAGGTAACTAG